GATCGAAGTTGGGGTGCTTGATCAAGTAGTGGATTTCATTCAGCTGGCCATTGGAATTGTTCAACTCACCGCCACCAATCAACGCCACTGTCGGGGATTCCCTTTTCGTTTTTAGAAACCCATTAGCATTTCCAGtatttatatttctatattcgttatatttttctcttttttcgCTTACCCTCcaatgttggcacagtgggcGGCCGTTAAAGCGAACTGCGGAGCAATCAACACGCAGCCGCAGTTGAAAACATATCTTCGAACGGCAGAACCACCCGCACGGCCGGGTATCCATCTTTGGCCGTCGCGGGATGGCCATCCGAGGGCACACTGTAAAAATATAGATTGATAATAAATGTTTGCTAAATAAATTGATAATAAACTTTGTTGCCAAACATTTGGgctttcaaaatatttttgattattattaataaaaattgatagTTCTTGGAAAAGTGAGAAGGGAATTGTATGTATGCAAGTAGTGTTTATGAAaataactttcatttttacCACTTCTGGAccaatttaaagtaaaaacgaaaaaaaatataaaaatattttaaaattaatttttaatacaaCACTCACCATATATGGATACTCATTTTGTAGGGTGATTCTACCGCCCACAACATTCAAAATGCTGTTATTACGTTTCTGGATAATTGGCTCAGTTACCTCCACTTGATCTTTATGAGCGTTAACATCCCGGTGACGTCTGTGCCTCTTGTGGCGGCTTCTGGGATAGGCACTTTTGCAGGCTGCCAAAAAAGATTATAATCCAAGCGattcaaatacaaaaataaatcatacGCACCGTTCTCGCTCATTGAAATCCTGGGCGGCTGCATTACGTATCCGCCATGAGGACAGCATACAAAGTTCTCGGGACTTGCGGACGGGCATAGCAGAGGTACCACCTGGTGGGCAGATTGAATAGCACTGATACAGTCCCCGTAACGGACGCATCTGCCAACAAGAGGTCTATCGTAGGCCTGGCAATTTCCATAATTATCAACGGAAACCATCGGAGGATTCCATTGGGTGTACACCAAAGCAGACGATATTAAAATAACTACGATTACGAAAAGCAAAGTTACGCAAAAACCATACGAAGGCATTACTTCCGAGATCTTCGCTCTTGAGCGTCCAATTACCGAATGAAATACTCGCCAAAATCCCGCCTCAACTGACCTGAGTTTCAGCCTCAAACGCTTTTTATACTCTAACAAAGAGCACTATAATTTTCTATATAATAACTATAAGAAGAAGAGTAAAAGAAAAACTATGAGAAAAGAGTACTATAAGAAGGCATTAAGTGAAAGTGACGTTTCAGACCCTAAACAGTAAATATATTCCTGATCAGTATGACTCATTTAGTGGATATGATTCTGTCTGTTTTTTACGCAAACTAGGCTgtcagtttttaagctatcgacgTCAAACCTTTCttacacccttctttccttttcagCATATAAGACatgtataatattataaaataatatacatatatgtatgtaagtatATGTTAATGTaagaacgatcggaaatgacataAAAAAAGGTtggccctatttttttttttaattttaattataaaaacaagattttttaaaaaaattctcaTAAGAATCAGCCAACTAAAACCAATATttacaatatatgtatattcgaTCCTTTGTGTATTTTACattaaaacatttataatATAATCTTCTTAGTAAATGCAAGGGTacatcaacttcggctccacccgaagttgGCTCTCCTTTCCGGTTCTTATAGCCGAGAGTGAAATACGTTTAAACGTTTAAAATTTACTACCTTGCGCAATCTCATTCATGATTTTCTATTTGAATTCGATTTCTACGGGAAATTATCTTGCTCAAACTTTTTTTATCATAAAAGTGTGAATCAtcctataaaaattaattttcgttaattattttaaaaaccataaGCTTAAGTTGCAATTTAAAATGATACATATTATTAGGGAAAAACTTACTGGGCAATCGTGAcctaaaaattgatttatcGTAAATTAagtaataatataaatttataggtttttttcaatttggaTGTGTGAATTCTAGGTATAGCTTAATGAAATAGAGGTAAAACTTTTCAATAATGCATACAATTTATTATCATTCCAAGATGTTCATTAATCATTTTTCATCGCATTAGCACCTGGTATTACATAGCGCCACTATTAGTAATCTCCGAATATAGTTATCTTTAGAagtcaatttttaaattcaaatttaagacTTTTCTTGACGCCATATACGCCTATAATAGTCGGTTACATTGTCCCTTCAACAAGGGCccataaaaataacaactatgaaatttatacatttaaattttattactTAAATAACACCACGGAATATTTAATAAAGGTGATTCATCGAGAAATGTTAAATACTATGACGACAATTGTTGAAGCATTAAACAcgattttaatataattatacgaTTTATTTTAAGGGATTGAATCCACAGATGAAGGCAATCAAAAGCAATCAGATATTTATCTAGCTGATAAGTACTTAGTTTAAAAATCTTAGATTCAAGATTTGTGTGTATTTTTATTGGAATAGTTATTGGAATAGCACCAGAATATATAAAGGATTATTTTAAAGCAATGAAAAGCAACTGACCTTTCTTTGAGATAAATAAGTGGGAATTTCGTTGTGGGTAATTATTCTATTACCTTCTTTAACATCCTTTTCATACTTTCCATCTCTATCCTTTCAAgaaattttctaaaatatgattattgcatactttttggggTAAGGCTGCAGAAAATTGTATACTTACTTGTGGATGTTAAAGGATACACCAATTCGAAAAGCTAAAATAAGGCGAAAAGTATTGTCCAAAACCGTTCGAAAAAATTCTAGTTCCAGGACtagttttaaaaacaacattttcGAACGGCTCGAAAGACCAAAAATTAGAAAGGACTTCTTCCTGTGTATATAATCCCATGAAACTTTATCTTTACAATATATTCCATGGCCAATGTTCTATTCTGTTCTATTCTAGAAAAGTGTCTATTCTTCTATGTACTTTATGGTATAGTAGACTTCTATTGGACTCTGCGGGATGCGGCTCGTCACCTACTTGGGCGTGAAATTTGTATTACTCCTCTAACCTTTTTGTATTCTCTTtatatcaaattttttttttaatttttccttttagATCGGAGTTATATATTCGACACAATTAATCATGCCATGATGTCAAGAAGACAATGTCCCCACAAAGATAACTTTCTTTTCttgatttacatttattttatcttataagtataaaaaatggcaatagaaaaatttacaataaaaacGACATAACAAGTTAATTAACttttaataagaaaataaacaattattagGGTACAATGTTCCATGGCGTGAATGTCCCATCTTCAGGCATTTTCAACTATAATGATAGATATTTATTGGTCATTTTAACTTATCTTGAAAAAGATTTAtcttaaattgaaaaacaactTACCAAATTGGTAAATTTATCTTGACAGGCCATGCGAATTCGTGCCGAAGTAGCGGGAGCTTCCAACGGATAGTCCCCATTCAAGCCCTGATCCTCGCGAGCTGCTGCAATGGCTTCCTTTATGGCAAAGAACGCAGATGATCCAATAAAGAGCGGAGGTTCACCAACGGCCTGAAGGAAATAAATAGGTTAGATCCATCTTatagaaatatttaagagtTAACTCACCTTGGAGGAGTAGACAGCCCGTGGATTGGGAGCACCTGTCAGTAGGCTCACGTTAAACTCGCCGGGAATGTCGGCGAATCCTGGCAACTTGTACATTCCAGGACCCCTAGAATAGAGCATGCCTTGTGGAGAATACATAAGCTCCTCCAGAGTAAACAGACCGTAGCCCTGCATAAATGCTCCTTC
The Drosophila bipectinata strain 14024-0381.07 chromosome 3R, DbipHiC1v2, whole genome shotgun sequence DNA segment above includes these coding regions:
- the LOC108130535 gene encoding serine protease snake, producing MPSYGFCVTLLFVIVVILISSALVYTQWNPPMVSVDNYGNCQAYDRPLVGRCVRYGDCISAIQSAHQVVPLLCPSASPENFVCCPHGGYVMQPPRISMSENACKSAYPRSRHKRHRRHRDVNAHKDQVEVTEPIIQKRNNSILNVVGGRITLQNEYPYMCALGWPSRDGQRWIPGRAGGSAVRRYVFNCGCVLIAPQFALTAAHCANIGGESPTVALIGGGELNNSNGQLNEIHYLIKHPNFDPVTMSNDLAIVRLARRSQKPVACLWNQESVPERPLTALGYGQTKFAGPHSNELLQVLLYPLDNTRCLHFMQQDDKLTNGLSPGQLCAGDYSGRMDTCQGDSGGPLVLYERVRHHHQMIPYLVGITSFGGACASGQPGIYVRIVHYIQWIEQHVWS